Part of the Nicotiana sylvestris chromosome 2, ASM39365v2, whole genome shotgun sequence genome, aaaagtacttttttgagaatcacttttgataaaaatacacttagaatcaaatttttaaaatttggccaaacactaattactgctcagAAGTACTAATTTTGACAAACGGGTACATGTCACAAAATCTAGAAATCATACGTGTCAAAAGGAACAAACTAGAAAactcttttccgctgtatatgttGCTGTCCATAACCGAAAAAGCTAGTGTTGGGTTCTAGAAACCGCTATAACCTTCTTCGAGTTCATAATCGAATAATTAAGCATACAGACATTGTGGAGGTGTCCTAAACAAATTGATAAATTGTTCTTCTGCGCACTTGCatttctctcctctctctctctgtgtGTCTGTCTGAGAATCAGGAGGAGGAGGATAAAGATGGCAGCATACAGGTGGAAGAGTTTCAACGATGAGGACGAAGATCGTCCGGAGAAACCTCGTCGCTATGGCGTTACTGAAATGAGGGGACCTCATTATTCCCTTTTTTCTCGAGGCCTCCTTGAGGTACCCTTTAGTTTTTCTTCCACACATTAAAATTGTATGTATTTGCAGATTATTATTCGAAATTGAGCTTAGTTTCGTAATTGTGAAATGTTGAGCCTCATGGAACTGAAATTACTGTAGAATTGACTAAATCGCTTCATTTAAAAGCTTAAGTCATTAGGTCTATGCACGGATTGAACCATGCACGTCTAGCTGTTGAAATGTGTGAACCGTCCCATCCCAAAGTTTAAGTGTTCGGAGATGTGATTCTTTTAGTATTTATTTTTTTAGATCTACAACAACAGGGAATTAATGTGCTTTCTAGTTTTAAAAATTGTACTTAAAATGCATATTTATGCTTTGGGAATTCAAAATTCTGTTTGCTCCTAGCTGTAGAGGGTAAAATCTGCAATTGATCTGGGTAAGGGGGCACTAGCAGCAAACATAATCGAATTGAAATAACTAGAATGAAGAACACAaagtaagagagagagagagagagagagtggttGTGGGATTTTAATATTTATTGAAGGTCTGTGTTCTGGATCGTTACAGTTCTTTCTTGAAATAAAAGTACAATATTCTATCTACTGTAAGAAAGTTTAAAGGGAGagcaataatggaaaatattaaGTGAGCTGTATAGTGGTTTCTGAGGAACAAGTTGATAGCAGAGTGCTTGGTTTTTCGGTTATGGAAGGTCTGACTTCCTTATATAGAGAAGGAGAGTCAGGTCTCTCAAAGTCCGAGTCCAGTTGGAGTATCTAAAGATAGAGATGTGGGTTTGTTGGGTGAAATCTTGACCAAGTATCTCAGGGATGGTTGAAGAGTCCATTGGACTCAGCTTTATCCCTTTAGACTCGGTTGCAATCCGTTCATGGATAGGTTGTTAGCTATACACAGGGAGGTTGCAATTTGTGTCCTAATTTCCGAGCGTAGCACTGCCCGTACACTCGGGAACTTGGTACACTCGAGAACATATGTCCAGTCCTGGAGTATGTTGTATGCTGAAGCAAATAAAGGCGTTGGGCTCTTTAAATATGGGAGTTGGTTCAGGGCCGTGGCAAGCGCGTCTTGTTTTGACCACTATACTAGTAATGCTAAAAGAACTCAAAACTGTGTGTTTGACTCTTAGTGTACAAAATTCTATGCTAGTTTATGTTCTCACTGATCCAATTTGTTGAATTTCTCATTTTCTGGTTTATAGGATGTTTTCGAGTCTATGGGTCAGTTTGTTGACGGGCTGAAGTTCTGTGGTGGATCTCATACTCTGATGCCAAAGACTTACATCAAAGAAGTGACTGACATGGCACATAAACACAATGTTTATGTTAGCTCTGGTGATTGGGCAGACCAAATGCTTCGCCAAGGTCCTTCTGCAATTAAAAAATACATTGAGGTATAAGGAAGTGAATGTGGCTCCAGTTCTTCATTTCCAACtgatttttgaattttggcaATAACGTGTTACTTGTTAATCTCTTAGGAATGTAAGCGATTGGGGTTCGATACAATTGAGCTTGATGTTGCATCACTTGGTTTACCTGAGGAGACCCTCTTGAGATATGTGCGGTTGATCAAGAGCGGTGGGCTCAGAGCGAAGCCTCAGTTCTCTGTTAAGTTTAACAAGTCTGATATAGCCTTCACGGGTGACAGAGCTTTTGGGGCTTACGTGATTCCTGCACCTCAAACCTCTGGTATGCTAGTGTCTTCcggtttatatttattttttctattttctctcttctttctcttagCGAGCGGCACTGTCACCACTGGAAGATCTTcctataaattattttctcgagACTTTTAAAAGTGTCCTCTTTATAAAATAATGACTAGTGTTGTAGATAGATAACAGATGCAACAATAAAACAGAGGTTGCATCAggatatttgttcatcatttaaaCATTAATTTATGAAGATCATTTGTTCTATGTCCAGACAGATATTATTTTGAAATGTTATTTGTAGACTACTAAGGAAAAGACTTTTTTAATACATTCATACCTCTTTGTATACAAATGCACCTGAGTCCACATACATAGTACTAGAAATTGCATATGAATACCTTAACGCTAATGAGCCCAGCTAAAGTTGTAAGTAGTTAGCTGTATAGCTGCATTTTTGTAACTAGGATTTCTTCATCAATCACTGTATAGCATCTCATGGAATTTTGGACAGTCGGTATTTAAAATAGGTGTAACCTACGATGCACGGTGTTTAGGTGCCGCCTAATTGCTTGACCTTGAAAATTAGAATTATGACATGGCAAATCAATTTGACCAGAAAAGTTGATATTATGGAAGCATTTTCGTTCTAATGGGCCACGACCCTCCGGGATTTCTCGGTTATCAAAAAATAATTTACTCTACATGGTGATTCTAGGAAATGTCAAAAATGTCTTCTAAGCTTTGGAGCCTAGCAAACTCTGGTAGTGGCATTTGTCTAATGCGAGTATTAAGTCTTTGTGATTTCCGTCGACCATGTTTCAATTAGAAATTTATGTCATCTTCATTTCTATTAACCTTGGGATTATGAGACGACAGTGTATGTACTACTAATATTTAGATGCTTCTGTTGTTTAACTGCAAGGAGTTTGTGATCTGCTGCGtaatgttgaagtttggcaaaatgccaaagtcccacatcggttgggagttaagttttgGGGGAGGGggttttccccctataaaagaaggcctaatgtttaggatttaaacacacctctcatttgccttctcatctgtttaaggcatttgtatcttctctctttagtattatttcacttgtatttttggagtggaataaaatatttggttgtgtccgaggagtaggcaaaattagccgaacctcgtaaattctggtgttccctttattgttgctttattgtcttatttattatttggtggttgtcataatttttggtatagtagttgtgacttattcacactctatacatttggcttccgcaacaattggtatcagagccaaggtactgtctaagtatgctctgtggttgcagcatagtctgatcttccacatcagaaaagatttatcttggtaactgagtcaaggttctgtctgagtatgctctgtggttgcagcttagtctgatcttctacatcagaaaggaaataatcttgatttgtgtcgtcagctattaaataatatttgtgtcaaatatgggagacaataaacaagaagaatctacatcaagtgtcaacaacacgtcatcattggcatcttcgcttatgacaagaattgtgtcaaatgcgaaatttgcggtagaaatatttgacgggtccggacattttgggatgtggcaaggcgaggttctagatgtcctttttcaacaagggctagatctggccattgaagaaaagaaaccagatgttattggagaagaagattggagaattatcaaccgtgttgcttgcggtaccattcgatcctaccttgctagagagcagaaatatccatacacaaaggaaacttctgcaagtaaattatggaaagcactggaggataaatttttgaagaaaaacagtcaaaataaattgtacatgaagaagagactgtttcacttcacctatgttcctggtaccacgatgaatgaacatatcaccagtttcaataagttggtcacagatttgcaaaatatggatacaacttatgatgatggtgacttggccttgatgttgttggcgtcacttcctgatgagtacgagcaccttgaaactactctactccatggaaatgacgaagtttctctcagagaagtttgttcagctttgtacagctatgaacaaagaaagcgagaaaaacagaagggcggagaaggagaagcactatttgtgaggggtcgtcctcaaaatcaaacgaggacaaagaagggaagatccaagtcaagatccagacccagcaaagatgaatgtgccttttgtcgagaaaaagggcactggaagaaagactgtccgaagttgaagaataaggccaaatataataatggaaaggccattatggattcaaatgtagctgattgtgatgattcagacttctcattagttacaacagagtcatcaacatcatcagacatatggttgatggactcggcttgtagctatcatatgtgtcccaacagggactggttcgtggattttcaagaaggagaatatggaattattcacacagcggataacagccctcttacctcatatgggattggttcaatacgattaaggaaccatgatggaatgatcagaacattaacagatgttcgatatgtaccagatttgaaagaagaatctcatctctgtgggagcccttgaatcaaaagggttcaaaatcattgcagaaaatggagtgatgagagtatgctccggtgcagtagtggtaatgaaggctaatcggaagaataataatatgtaccgctatcgtggcagtacagttattgggacagcgacagtgacatccagtgacgacaaagaggcagaagcaaccaagctatggcacatgcgcttgggacatgctggaggaaaatccttgaaaactctatcagatcaaggatt contains:
- the LOC104232779 gene encoding protein HEAT-STRESS-ASSOCIATED 32; the encoded protein is MAAYRWKSFNDEDEDRPEKPRRYGVTEMRGPHYSLFSRGLLEDVFESMGQFVDGLKFCGGSHTLMPKTYIKEVTDMAHKHNVYVSSGDWADQMLRQGPSAIKKYIEECKRLGFDTIELDVASLGLPEETLLRYVRLIKSGGLRAKPQFSVKFNKSDIAFTGDRAFGAYVIPAPQTSEMVEDVDLLVRRAERCLEAGADMIMINADDLCRQADSLRSDMVAKIVGRLGLEKTMFEASSPKISEWFIKRYGPKVNLFVDHSQVMDLECLRGRNLGQNHSSLLGRSYFLL